Genomic DNA from Solanum dulcamara chromosome 4, daSolDulc1.2, whole genome shotgun sequence:
TTGCCTGAAAAATTTTGTTCACATGGCAGTTGACTCattaattttaaagtattttttgaTAAATAGAGTTGGTGATAGCTTAGGTAGGAAAAGCGAAACACTTGATAGTTGAGGTCtgaaagttaaaaaaaagtgatatttcaattgtaattttaattattatctcttaattttaaaaattttatttttcaattaatttctttaattatCTGTGTGGAGTGTCATTTGGCtccaattttaaattaaaaagagAGTGTACACTACAGCACTATCAAAGATAAATGTTAACATTtgagaaaatggtgaaaagTTTCTCAATTTGTTGAAAGATTCATACAGTTTAGGAAGCAGAGCAAAATTGAAAGATTTACATTAACCCTTTCTTGACTTGATTCATGATTCCTCGTCGTCGAGCTAAACACAACTAATTTATGTTGCTTGTAAACGACTAAATCATAAGCACAAAGCACAATCGAACACTGTTATTCTTTTCTCTACTGTTAAAGGCAAACACTATCTCATGGTCTACAGCTTATTTCTCTGCCCAGTTTCACATTAAGTGAAAATTACAGGATCCACATAGATACTGATAGTGTGTGTGGTTTCATCACATTAAATATCTATCGAGGTTCAGAAAGCTATATTTTAATCCGAGTTCATTATGCTACTTAAACAAAGATCATAATGACATTAACATTCAAAAACTCAAGCTCGAAGTCACTCAAAGAATAATCACTGATAATGTCATCCCTCAATGCAAAGCTCAGGCACCAATGTTCTCAATTTCAGCACCTCTGTCCATCCTCTTGACAATACCGGCAATAACCTGAAACATCGAAGTCCAAATCAAGCACTTGCTAAAGCGATAATATCATTAGTCATAAAGTGATACACTGCCTCTCTGTCGATACTGATTTCTAAATCAAACTCGTAGATAAAAGATTTCTGGAGTGTCAATGAGTTTCACCTTTCCAGGTCCTAATTCGTAGCTCTTCTTTAGCCCTTTTGTTAGGAGAGTTTTCATTGTGGTCTCCCATTGAACTGGTGAAGTCACCTGCATAAGTCAAACATGACAAATCAACATTTCACAGAAGATTGTGACCAACCATCTTTAATCAACTTGTGTTCTGTCTGTTTCTTACCTGGCTAgctaatattttcttaattgtATCTGGATCTGCATGTGGTTGCGCATCAACATTTGATATTACTGGTATTCTGGGAGTTCTGATCTCTGTTGCACCCAAAGCAGCTTCTAATCTTGAGACAGCAGGATTCATAAAACTTGTGTGGAAAGCTCCAGCAACAGCTAGACGTACCTGGAACAATTAAATCCAATGTTAAGAAGCAAACACCATAAGCAGCTGGCGGCAAGACCTATATTAGCatttggagagaaaaaggaaatacCGTCATTCGTGCTTTGAATGATTTTGCTTTTGCTTCTACTGCTTCAATTCCTTTAACACCTCCAGAGACTGCATAATTTCCCTATAAAAAGATAGTGAAACAACAAAACTGGAAAATGCTTAGCCAGGTGCAATATTCCACAAGATGTAGAGTAAATATGGAATTTATTCTGTCTACAAAGCTTTTGAAGAAACTTACGGGGCATAAGAAATTTGCAATCTGAACTTTGTTGGCTTCATCAACTTCCTCATTAGCTGCATCACACAGTTTCTGAACCTTGTCAGAATCCAGTCCAATTATACTAACCATTGCACTTTTTGCAGCATCAGCAGCGTCCTGGACAGAGTAGATATTGTCAGAGCTCCATGCATGACACATATTTATGATCATTGACATTACCTGCATAGCTTCTCCTCTAAGCTTAACAAGCTTAAGCCCATCCTCAAAACTGGCAAAGGCAATAAGATTAGTGGAAATCCAAATACTTGCATCTTAAAGAATGAGAAGGATAAGAAAGTACATCCAGACATAAGCTACTCCTAAAGCATAATGTTATGTAGGGTAGCAACCTGAAAGCTCCTGTAAATGCCAGAGCAGTGTATTCACCCAAGCTCAGACCACATGTGACGTCAACCGAATCAATTATTTGCTGACCCCCTTCACGAGCACGGAGTATCTCTACCGCAGCTAAGCTAGTGACATAGATAGCTGGCTGGGAACAAGAAAATTATGAGCCAGACAAAAATGATCGTTTAAGTTATATCCTATTGTCATAACAAACATCATCTATAAAACTCTGTTAACTGAAAGCAAAATGTGCATGCTTGCAGAACCTTATGCTGTTCCTTTTGTCTATGTGGTTTAATGGGATCAAtgtattttagttattaacAAATTGTTTAATGGGATCAAtgtattttagttattaacAAATTGTTTAATGGGATCAAtgtattttagttattaataaGTCCTTTTGCCAAATAAGAGGAGTGattcaaaaataagaaaaatatgatGAAACGAATACCTGGCTTAGAACAGTGGAGTCTAACTTCTCTTTTGGACCATTAATACATATATCCAAAAGGTCAAACCTGTAAGCAAGGATGAAGAAATATTAACATAAAATGCTTAATTATCAATCAACATATCTATCTATCAGATTCGACTCAATCCAAAAACTTGGAAAAACAAATATGTggaaacattttttttaaaaaaaagattaagaTAAAATGCAGATGCGTTTATGCAAATACAGAAATTTTCCCAAGAAATGTTGATTAAAGCATTTATGAGACTTGATCCATCATATTTACCCCATGATTTCATTTGCTCTCTTGTATAATTCAGCTGCAGCAGGCACCTTCTGAGCCTCTGCACCCATTCCAACAGCTTGTGCTCCCTGCAGAGGTATAGTGCTGATAAAATAGTTTGCCATGAAATTGGATATTTTGTGATCACAGTGCATAACTATTCTAGAAACTAGACGTCTATCGTGATGGAGATAAGATATTCACTAAATTAACCGTGGACAGATAGGTTTGAACTGTAGCTGCTTAAAGGTAAGCGTTATGGCGGTCATACAAAGCTTGGAGATACTAACATGATAATATTCCTACTCTCAAGCTTCAGACAATTTCTACCCTTTCTCTGGTTAGGTTACACTATGTTGAAGAAAATATCGTTCAAGCTTTCTTAGGCACAAATACTTATCAAGTACTAcctccgtcccatattagatgTGCATCTGTAAAACATCGTTCAAGCTTTCTAAGGCACACATACTTATCAAGTACTAcctccgtcccatattagatgggCATCTTACTAAAAATGTTTGTTCCATGttacttgatcacttactaaatcaagatagaattaattaaatttttcttattttacccCAACAATTAATATGGCtttttgaatgtaaacaattcCCTACTACTAGCTATTTCTATACTCTATGTATAATGCATTAATATAAACAAAGGGCAAAATAGTAAAGTTTTCCaatgtattaatgattttttaatcaCCGTGTAAAGTTGGAAGTGCCCCTCTAATATGAGACGGAGGTAGTAATTATGATCATTGTTGAATCAGCAAGAAAACAGATCACCAATTAGACAAAACAACAACTGAATTAGCAGAAATCAAGTAATAAGGCAAAATAAC
This window encodes:
- the LOC129887729 gene encoding uncharacterized protein LOC129887729; the encoded protein is MSCSSSLILPSISSNGFRRFSPLKLDKSRVFMSSISVGSRISAVDDALFADYKPTNAFLFPGQGAQAVGMGAEAQKVPAAAELYKRANEIMGFDLLDICINGPKEKLDSTVLSQPAIYVTSLAAVEILRAREGGQQIIDSVDVTCGLSLGEYTALAFTGAFSFEDGLKLVKLRGEAMQDAADAAKSAMVSIIGLDSDKVQKLCDAANEEVDEANKVQIANFLCPGNYAVSGGVKGIEAVEAKAKSFKARMTVRLAVAGAFHTSFMNPAVSRLEAALGATEIRTPRIPVISNVDAQPHADPDTIKKILASQVTSPVQWETTMKTLLTKGLKKSYELGPGKVIAGIVKRMDRGAEIENIGA